The following coding sequences lie in one Planctomycetia bacterium genomic window:
- the rpsR gene encoding 30S ribosomal protein S18 translates to MSIAGPKSKFAKTARKKAKPRAKVKRRDPIFIDGARPRPMYVDYKDLELLGKLVNRQAKIIGRRKSGCTAASQHAVTRAIKRARFMALLPYVGE, encoded by the coding sequence ATGAGCATCGCCGGTCCCAAGTCGAAGTTCGCCAAGACAGCACGCAAGAAGGCCAAGCCCCGCGCCAAGGTGAAGCGGCGCGATCCGATCTTCATCGACGGCGCCCGGCCGCGGCCGATGTACGTCGACTACAAGGACCTGGAACTCCTCGGCAAACTTGTCAACCGCCAGGCCAAGATCATCGGCCGGCGCAAGAGCGGGTGCACCGCGGCCAGCCAGCATGCCGTGACCCGCGCGATCAAGCGGGCCCGGTTCATGGCTCTCCTTCCCTACGTCGGCGAGTGA
- a CDS encoding 4-hydroxybenzoyl-CoA thioesterase, with protein sequence MAALLTSRRVEFRDTDAAGIVHFSAFFFWMESVEHELLRRAGLHVIERAADGVEVSWPRVSAACDYVAAIRFGDEVDVAVAVEAIGRSSVTYGFTFSHAGATVARGRVVAVHCRMHRGRKPEPVAVPADVAERLRAFAAEG encoded by the coding sequence ATGGCCGCCCTGCTCACCAGTCGCCGCGTCGAGTTCCGTGATACCGACGCGGCGGGGATCGTCCACTTCTCCGCTTTCTTCTTTTGGATGGAGTCGGTCGAGCACGAGCTCCTGCGGCGGGCGGGCCTGCACGTGATCGAACGCGCTGCCGACGGCGTCGAGGTCAGCTGGCCGCGGGTCTCCGCGGCCTGCGACTACGTGGCGGCAATCCGCTTCGGCGACGAGGTCGACGTGGCCGTGGCGGTCGAGGCGATCGGTCGCTCGAGCGTCACGTACGGGTTCACGTTTTCCCATGCCGGTGCGACCGTGGCCCGCGGTCGGGTGGTGGCGGTCCACTGCCGGATGCACCGGGGGCGAAAGCCGGAGCCGGTCGCGGTGCCCGCCGACGTGGCCGAACGGCTCCGGGCGTTCGCGGCCGAGGGCTGA
- the lolD1 gene encoding lipoprotein-releasing system ATP-binding protein LolD 1: protein MLEVDRISKSYPTAGGTVAVLADVSFVLESAGRMVIMGPSGSGKSTLLAILGALEPPTAGRVLLDGIDPNKVDAPARAKFRNRRIGFVFQEHHLLAGCTALDNVILPALAGGRAQADVVARAERLLDRVGLANRRDHMPAALSGGERQRVALARSLLLAPRLVLADEPTGQLDGRTAAEVTDLLVSLVDEAGGMLIVVTHADAVAARVGGIRRLVAGRLEP from the coding sequence GTGCTCGAGGTGGACCGGATCTCCAAGTCGTATCCGACGGCCGGCGGCACGGTCGCCGTGCTCGCCGACGTGTCGTTCGTGCTCGAGTCCGCCGGCCGCATGGTCATCATGGGCCCGAGCGGCTCGGGCAAGAGCACGCTGCTGGCGATCCTCGGGGCGCTCGAGCCGCCGACGGCGGGCCGCGTCCTGCTCGACGGCATCGATCCCAACAAGGTCGACGCTCCCGCGCGGGCCAAATTTCGCAACCGGCGGATCGGCTTCGTGTTCCAGGAGCACCACCTGCTCGCCGGCTGCACCGCGCTCGACAACGTGATCCTGCCGGCGCTCGCCGGCGGCCGGGCGCAGGCCGACGTCGTCGCCCGCGCCGAGCGGCTCCTCGATCGCGTCGGGCTCGCCAACCGGCGCGACCACATGCCCGCCGCGCTCTCCGGCGGGGAACGGCAGCGGGTCGCGCTGGCCCGATCGCTGCTCCTCGCGCCGCGGCTCGTCCTCGCCGACGAGCCGACGGGCCAGCTCGACGGCCGAACCGCCGCCGAAGTCACCGATCTGCTCGTGTCGCTCGTCGATGAGGCGGGGGGCATGCTGATCGTCGTCACGCACGCCGATGCGGTGGCCGCCCGCGTCGGCGGCATCCGCCGGCTCGTCGCCGGGCGACTCGAGCCATGA
- a CDS encoding ABC transporter permease: protein MTGAADAFPPRPPVRSLGGLIGRLSLSWWPRLAAVAAAAAVVAAAIAGSLGVGAAMQRGLRDLALARLGAIDAVVIGAEPFGAGIAAAVQAAGAADGGRQGIVPAVVLEVAVEHDAGGRRQTSRATLLACDDPAGLGFTPAPPPLAAGGVFLNAPLARGLGADEGAAIVLRVPRPSVVPADSPLGRRTAEASGRRLAVTAILPDAGLGRFSLRPTQVTGPLVVTSLGVARDLLGSADATNVVCAVGAGRGAPVESLRRQLRPTLADYGLALEPAGRAGCPRLTSRRLILPAAVDRAAGAVLAPRGGRPSLVFLVNAIEPGAAAGADRAARPASIPYSTVVGIDTTTLPVGPLVDASGRPLALPGADEIVIDRWMADDLAAQGRPVAIGDALELRFFAAETLHGRVLEQSARLRIAGIAAMEGAALAREFVPEVEGITDEKSIADWDPPFPFDAARVRTTPPHDEDDRYWKEHGAAPKAFVSLPTARRLAGSRFGATTAWHLPPLEREELDVVRDRLAAAIAPESLGIRVVPLRAEAIAAARGSTPFGGLFLALSSFVVGAGLILEWLLFRLLVAARRREVGILAAIGWPPRRLALLLGGVAASAAAVGALVGTALGPLWTRLLVAGLSRGWEADVAAGSAAVFQGPAPPLSAVWPGGVIAFLVSLAAVLWAVRRLAGSPPLVLLGGATETIGGGRGQAGWSVVWATLAAVAAAVVALLGRRAGGQAAVGWFFGAGGLALVAALGFVRSWLFGGLRGGPLRSLAGLVGRGLAHAPARSFAVATIVAVAEFLVVAVSSFALRPPADPTDRASPTGGWSFVVGFGTPTAVDPAAAENRGGLGMTEAEERAVAGCTIARLRRRDGDAADCTSLYAAARPPVVGVGPDFIARGGFSFADRGRAATRPTGPDMETDNPWTLLERADGTAGPVPAILDQATAQWALKYGGVGDRFTLPDDAGAPVEFEIVALLEPGILQGMVLVADRAFTRVFPGRSGYGMALVDDGPLPQAARTAARAGLAAAWADAAPEFSGAVDRLRSLQGVQNTFLAAFQALGTLGLLLGTAGVAAVQVQNALERAGSLALLRALGFTLPQVRRLLVAETLVAVGLGLVAGTGAACLAVWPALATGTADVPLGWIAISAGLAILASAGAAVAAVRRTSIPERPLAA, encoded by the coding sequence ATGACCGGGGCCGCCGACGCGTTTCCGCCGCGGCCGCCGGTCCGCTCGCTCGGCGGCCTGATCGGGCGGCTCAGCCTGTCGTGGTGGCCCCGGCTCGCCGCCGTCGCCGCCGCGGCGGCCGTCGTCGCCGCGGCGATCGCCGGCAGCCTCGGCGTCGGCGCCGCGATGCAGCGCGGCCTGCGCGACCTCGCGCTGGCGCGGCTGGGAGCGATCGACGCCGTAGTGATCGGCGCCGAGCCGTTCGGTGCGGGCATCGCCGCGGCCGTGCAGGCGGCCGGCGCTGCGGATGGCGGACGGCAGGGCATCGTGCCCGCGGTCGTCCTCGAGGTCGCCGTCGAGCACGATGCCGGGGGCCGGCGCCAGACCTCGCGGGCAACGCTCCTGGCCTGCGACGACCCGGCCGGTCTCGGCTTCACCCCCGCGCCGCCGCCGCTGGCAGCAGGGGGCGTGTTTCTCAACGCGCCTTTGGCACGGGGGCTCGGCGCCGACGAGGGGGCCGCAATCGTGCTCCGCGTGCCCCGGCCGTCGGTCGTTCCGGCCGACAGCCCGCTCGGCCGGAGGACTGCCGAGGCCAGCGGCCGGCGGCTCGCCGTCACCGCCATCCTGCCCGACGCGGGGCTGGGCCGGTTCTCCCTGCGGCCGACCCAGGTGACCGGGCCGCTGGTCGTGACGTCGCTTGGCGTCGCCCGCGATCTGCTCGGGAGCGCCGACGCGACGAACGTGGTGTGTGCCGTCGGCGCGGGTCGTGGGGCGCCGGTCGAGTCGCTGCGCCGGCAGCTCCGTCCCACGCTCGCCGACTACGGGCTCGCGCTCGAGCCGGCGGGCCGCGCGGGCTGCCCACGGCTCACGAGCCGGCGGCTGATCCTGCCCGCGGCCGTCGACCGGGCCGCCGGCGCCGTCCTCGCGCCGCGCGGCGGCCGGCCGTCGCTCGTGTTTCTCGTCAACGCGATCGAACCCGGCGCGGCCGCCGGCGCGGATCGCGCGGCGCGGCCGGCCTCGATCCCCTACTCGACCGTGGTGGGCATCGACACCACGACCCTGCCGGTCGGTCCGCTCGTCGACGCCTCCGGCCGGCCCCTCGCCCTGCCCGGCGCCGACGAGATCGTGATCGACCGCTGGATGGCCGACGACCTCGCCGCCCAGGGGCGGCCGGTGGCGATCGGCGACGCGCTCGAACTGCGGTTCTTCGCCGCCGAGACGCTCCACGGCCGCGTCCTGGAGCAATCGGCGCGGCTGCGGATCGCCGGCATCGCGGCGATGGAGGGGGCCGCCCTGGCCCGCGAGTTCGTTCCCGAGGTCGAGGGCATCACTGACGAGAAGTCGATCGCCGACTGGGATCCCCCCTTTCCCTTCGACGCCGCCAGGGTGCGCACGACGCCGCCGCACGACGAGGATGACCGTTACTGGAAGGAGCATGGTGCCGCGCCCAAGGCCTTCGTGTCGCTGCCGACCGCCCGCCGGCTGGCCGGGAGCCGGTTCGGCGCGACCACGGCCTGGCATCTGCCCCCCCTCGAGCGCGAGGAACTCGACGTCGTGCGCGACCGTCTCGCCGCCGCCATCGCCCCCGAGAGCCTCGGCATCCGCGTCGTGCCGCTGCGGGCCGAAGCGATCGCGGCCGCACGTGGCTCCACACCCTTCGGCGGCCTGTTTCTCGCCCTCTCGAGCTTCGTCGTCGGCGCGGGGTTGATCCTCGAATGGCTCCTGTTTCGGCTCCTCGTCGCCGCGCGGCGACGCGAGGTCGGCATCCTCGCCGCGATCGGCTGGCCGCCCCGACGGCTCGCCCTGCTCCTTGGCGGCGTCGCCGCCAGCGCGGCCGCGGTCGGCGCCCTCGTCGGCACGGCGCTGGGGCCGCTCTGGACGCGGCTCCTGGTGGCGGGTCTGTCGCGCGGCTGGGAGGCGGACGTCGCGGCCGGCTCCGCGGCGGTGTTTCAGGGCCCCGCTCCGCCGCTCTCCGCCGTCTGGCCCGGTGGTGTGATCGCGTTTCTCGTGTCGCTCGCCGCGGTGCTGTGGGCGGTCCGCCGCCTGGCTGGAAGTCCCCCGCTCGTCCTCCTCGGCGGCGCGACCGAGACGATCGGCGGCGGCCGGGGGCAGGCCGGCTGGTCCGTGGTCTGGGCCACGCTGGCGGCGGTGGCGGCCGCGGTCGTGGCCCTGCTCGGGCGCCGGGCCGGAGGCCAGGCCGCCGTCGGCTGGTTCTTCGGCGCGGGCGGGCTCGCGCTCGTCGCCGCGCTCGGGTTCGTGCGGTCATGGCTGTTTGGCGGCCTGCGCGGCGGGCCGCTGCGGTCGCTGGCCGGGCTCGTCGGCCGCGGGCTCGCCCATGCCCCGGCCCGCAGTTTCGCCGTCGCCACGATCGTCGCGGTGGCGGAGTTCCTCGTCGTCGCCGTGTCGTCGTTCGCGCTCCGGCCGCCGGCCGATCCGACGGACCGTGCGTCGCCCACCGGGGGCTGGTCGTTCGTCGTCGGCTTCGGCACGCCCACCGCGGTCGATCCGGCCGCCGCCGAGAACCGGGGCGGGCTAGGCATGACCGAGGCCGAGGAGCGGGCCGTGGCCGGCTGCACGATCGCGCGGCTGCGCCGTCGCGACGGCGATGCGGCCGACTGCACGAGCCTGTATGCGGCCGCCCGGCCGCCGGTTGTCGGGGTCGGCCCGGACTTCATCGCCCGGGGCGGATTCTCATTCGCGGATCGCGGCCGCGCGGCGACGCGCCCGACCGGACCCGACATGGAGACGGACAATCCCTGGACGTTGCTCGAACGTGCGGACGGTACGGCCGGCCCGGTGCCTGCGATCCTCGATCAGGCCACCGCGCAGTGGGCGCTCAAGTACGGCGGTGTGGGGGACCGGTTCACGCTCCCCGACGACGCGGGCGCACCCGTCGAGTTCGAGATCGTGGCCCTGCTCGAGCCAGGCATCCTCCAGGGCATGGTGCTCGTCGCCGACCGTGCCTTCACGCGCGTCTTCCCCGGCCGTTCCGGGTACGGCATGGCGCTGGTGGACGACGGCCCGCTGCCGCAGGCCGCGCGGACCGCGGCCCGCGCGGGCCTCGCCGCGGCCTGGGCCGACGCGGCGCCGGAGTTCAGCGGCGCCGTCGATCGGCTGCGCAGCCTGCAAGGAGTGCAGAACACGTTCCTCGCCGCCTTCCAGGCCCTGGGCACGCTCGGCCTGCTCTTGGGCACGGCGGGCGTGGCCGCGGTGCAGGTGCAGAATGCGCTGGAGCGGGCCGGTTCGCTCGCCCTGCTCCGGGCTCTCGGGTTCACGCTGCCGCAGGTGCGCCGGCTGCTCGTGGCCGAGACGCTCGTCGCCGTCGGCCTCGGGCTGGTCGCCGGCACCGGCGCCGCCTGCCTCGCCGTCTGGCCGGCGCTTGCGACCGGCACGGCCGACGTGCCGTTGGGCTGGATCGCGATCAGTGCCGGCCTGGCCATCCTTGCCAGCGCCGGCGCGGCCGTGGCCGCCGTGCGCCGGACGTCGATCCCGGAGCGGCCGCTCGCGGCATGA
- a CDS encoding ADP-heptose--LPS heptosyltransferase, whose protein sequence is MRESAPGRYRLGMETPRRIAVILPRWVGDVCMATPLLRGLRGRFGDARITGVMRPLFADLLAGTPWLDDTIFYDRHSRDPAVGFRAAARALGRLRVDLAVVLPGSLSSAALAWAGAARRRIGCGGNLRGLLLTDVVREPASGTRLTPPQAFALLGQALGLPDESLDLELATTPADESRADAVLAELFPLAASRAAGPLVVVNDNSSNGTARAWGAANHAALARWLIAAVPGCRVLVHCGPGDREQAREIVARAGHEAVRGLGDVAELPLGLSKAVYRRAALAITSDSGPRHIAAAFGVPTVALIGPTDPLSGRSAPGSCREIRLDLPCAPCAAAVCPLGHNDCMRLIGVEQVGAAALDALAAGRRMIA, encoded by the coding sequence TTGCGGGAATCCGCTCCCGGCCGCTACCGTCTCGGCATGGAAACGCCGCGCCGGATCGCCGTGATTCTTCCGCGCTGGGTCGGCGACGTCTGCATGGCGACGCCGCTCTTGCGCGGCCTGCGCGGTCGGTTTGGAGACGCCCGGATCACGGGCGTGATGCGGCCCCTGTTCGCCGACCTGCTCGCCGGCACGCCCTGGCTCGACGACACGATTTTCTACGATCGCCACAGTCGCGACCCGGCCGTCGGCTTTCGGGCGGCGGCTCGGGCGCTCGGTCGCCTGCGCGTCGATCTGGCCGTCGTTCTTCCCGGCTCCCTCTCCTCCGCGGCCCTCGCCTGGGCAGGCGCTGCCCGGCGGCGGATCGGCTGCGGCGGCAACCTGCGCGGACTGCTCCTCACCGACGTCGTCCGCGAGCCGGCCTCCGGCACGCGGCTCACGCCGCCGCAGGCGTTCGCCCTGCTCGGCCAGGCCCTCGGCCTTCCGGACGAGTCGCTGGACCTCGAACTGGCGACGACTCCGGCTGACGAATCGCGGGCCGATGCCGTGCTGGCCGAACTCTTTCCACTGGCGGCGTCCCGGGCGGCCGGGCCGCTCGTGGTGGTCAACGACAACAGTTCCAACGGCACGGCCCGGGCCTGGGGGGCGGCGAACCATGCGGCACTCGCCCGCTGGCTCATTGCCGCGGTTCCCGGCTGCCGGGTTCTCGTGCACTGCGGCCCCGGCGACCGGGAGCAGGCCCGGGAGATCGTTGCCCGGGCCGGCCACGAGGCGGTTCGCGGGCTGGGTGACGTCGCCGAACTGCCGCTCGGCCTGTCGAAGGCGGTCTACCGCCGGGCCGCCCTCGCGATCACGTCCGACAGCGGGCCGCGGCACATCGCGGCCGCGTTCGGCGTGCCGACGGTGGCCCTGATCGGGCCGACCGACCCGCTGTCGGGCCGGTCGGCGCCGGGATCGTGCCGCGAGATCCGCCTCGACCTCCCCTGCGCCCCCTGCGCCGCGGCGGTCTGCCCGCTCGGTCACAACGACTGCATGCGGCTGATCGGCGTGGAGCAGGTCGGCGCGGCCGCCCTCGACGCCCTCGCCGCCGGCCGACGTATGATTGCCTGA